The Salvelinus namaycush isolate Seneca chromosome 8, SaNama_1.0, whole genome shotgun sequence genome has a segment encoding these proteins:
- the phactr1 gene encoding phosphatase and actin regulator 1 isoform X1 produces MAGPANAGMSPWYSSGSSNDAPTPLPALTEEKPRKRRAFCLPRMKSKNRNDSGKQRQQLAQQPVANNNNNMPFIIHCQIGKEIKHICSNCRGADPRDVEEVERIAAMRSDSLVPGTHTPPIRRRSKFATLGRLFKPWKWRKKKSEKFKQTSSVLERKMSTRQSREDLIKRGVMKDIYDKDGAVLMRGEEEKMENGRSPALGGSDPSPCDGAELMDGAGSAIDTVEFQMSGEGACPQDHTQNPSQPPPTKKVMVYPGEGAGAESSHHTIKHKKQPPVLPPKPFNRLPNHITDGMPVKLPCMSMKLSPPLPPKKLMICVPVGAGGSMEPSALTFQKCPPPSHHVGSLGGHSLHYGTLPVPLHPPSRIIEELNKTLALTMQRYKSSLHHAVPTVMIACDYNKENLPNEEDYQELPGSYSDEDDEEEEEDDDDEEEEDDEDETLFTSTLALKVLRKDSLAIKISNRPSQRELEEKNILPTQSDLEKLEFRQQIGTKLTRRLSQRPTTEELEQRNILKRHNELEEQEEMRELKKRLSRKLSQRPTVEELREAKILTRFSDYVEVADAQDYDRRADKPWTRLTAADKAAIRKELNEFKNTEMEVHEGSRHLTRPEHNKTRTGPEPH; encoded by the exons ATGGCAGGTCCTGCAAACGCCGGTATGAGCCCCTGGTACTCCTCTGGATCTAGTAACGACGCTCCCACCCCACTCCCAGCCCTTACCGAGGAGAAGCCGCGGAAGAGGAGAGCATTTTGCCTGCCTCGGATGAAGTCCAAGAACCGCAACGACAGTGGCAAGCAGCGGCAGCAGCTAGCGCAGCAACCCGTggcaaacaacaacaacaatatgcCTTTCATAATCCACTGCCAGATCGGGAAGGAGATCAAGCACATATGCAGCAACTGCCGTGGCGCAGACCCTCGGGACG tTGAGGAGGTGGAGCGAATAGCGGCGATGCGATCTGATTCACTGGTCCCTggcacacacacccctcccatcCGGAGGCGGAGCAAGTTTGCCACCCTGGGGCGTCTCTTCAAGCCGTGGaaatggaggaagaagaagagcgaGAAGTTCAAGCAGACGTCTTCTG TCCTGGAGAGGAAGATGTCGACCCGTCAGAGCAGAGAGGATCTGATCAAGAGAGGAGTGATGAAGGACATCTATGACAAAG acggGGCGGTAttaatgagaggagaggaggagaagatggagaacGGGAGGTCTCCAGCATTAGGAGGGTCTGATCCATCGCCATGTGATGGAGCTGAGCTGATGGATGGAGCAGGGTCAGCCATAG ATACAGTTGAGTTCCAGATGTCTGGAGAGGGGGCGTGTCCACAAGACCACACCCAGAATCCCAGCCAGCCTCCACCCACTAAGAAGGTTATGGTGTATCCAGGCGAAGGGGCTGGGGCAGAGTCATCACATCACACcataaaacataaaaaacaacCCCCAGTGCTACCCCCCAAACCGTTCAACAGGCTGCCCAACCACATCACAG acGGTATGCCAGTGAAGCTGCCCTGTATGTCCATGAAGCTGTCGCCTCCTCTACCTCCTAAGAAGCTGATGATCTGTGTGCCTGTGGGTGCGGGGGGGAGCATGGAGCCCTCGGCCCTCACCTTTCAGAAgtgcccccctccctcccaccacgtGGGGTCCCTGGGGGGACACTCCCTTCACTACGGGACCCTCCCTGTGCCCCTACACCCCCCCAGCCGCATCATCGAGGAACTCAACAAGACCCTGGCCCTCACTATGCAGCGATACAAGAG CTCACTGCACCATGCGGTTCCCACGGTGATGATAGCATGTGACTACAACAAAGAGAACCTCCCCAACGAGGAAGACTATCAAGAACTACCTGGTTCGTACAGTGACGAggatgatgaagaagaagaagaagatgatgaTGACGAGGAAGAAGAAGATGATGAAGATGAAACACTCTTTACAA gTACCCTGGCTCTGAAGGTGTTGAGGAAGGACTCCCTGGCCATTAAGATCAGTAACCGTCCGTcacagagagagctggaggagaAGAACATACTGCCCACACAGTCAGACCTGGAGAAACTGGAGTTCAGGCAGCAGATAGGCACCAAGCTCACACG GAGGTTGAGTCAACGGCCAACTACAGAAGAGCTGGAACAGAGAAACATACTCAAGC GCCACAATGAgctggaggagcaggaggagatgagagagctCAAGAAACGCCTGTCGAGAaag TTGAGTCAGAGGCCCACGGTGGAGGAGTTGAGGGAAGCTAAGATCCTGACCCGCTTCAGTGACTACGTAGAGGTTGCTGACGCTCAGGACTACGACAGGAGGGCAGACAAACCCTGGACACGACTCACAGCTGCTGATAAG GCTGCCATACGTAAAGAACTCAATGAATTTAAAAACACAGAAATGGAAGTGCATGAGGGTAGTCGCCATCTCACcag ACCAGAACACAACAAGACCAGAACTGGACCAGAACCACACTAG
- the phactr1 gene encoding phosphatase and actin regulator 1 isoform X2: MAGPANAGMSPWYSSGSSNDAPTPLPALTEEKPRKRRAFCLPRMKSKNRNDSGKQRQQLAQQPVANNNNNMPFIIHCQIGKEIKHICSNCRGADPRDVEEVERIAAMRSDSLVPGTHTPPIRRRSKFATLGRLFKPWKWRKKKSEKFKQTSSVLERKMSTRQSREDLIKRGVMKDIYDKDGAVLMRGEEEKMENGRSPALGGSDPSPCDGAELMDGAGSAIDTVEFQMSGEGACPQDHTQNPSQPPPTKKVMVYPGEGAGAESSHHTIKHKKQPPVLPPKPFNRLPNHITDGMPVKLPCMSMKLSPPLPPKKLMICVPVGAGGSMEPSALTFQKCPPPSHHVGSLGGHSLHYGTLPVPLHPPSRIIEELNKTLALTMQRYKSSLHHAVPTVMIACDYNKENLPNEEDYQELPGSYSDEDDEEEEEDDDDEEEEDDEDETLFTSTLALKVLRKDSLAIKISNRPSQRELEEKNILPTQSDLEKLEFRQQIGTKLTRRLSQRPTTEELEQRNILKRHNELEEQEEMRELKKRLSRKLSQRPTVEELREAKILTRFSDYVEVADAQDYDRRADKPWTRLTAADKAAIRKELNEFKNTEMEVHEGSRHLTRFHRP, encoded by the exons ATGGCAGGTCCTGCAAACGCCGGTATGAGCCCCTGGTACTCCTCTGGATCTAGTAACGACGCTCCCACCCCACTCCCAGCCCTTACCGAGGAGAAGCCGCGGAAGAGGAGAGCATTTTGCCTGCCTCGGATGAAGTCCAAGAACCGCAACGACAGTGGCAAGCAGCGGCAGCAGCTAGCGCAGCAACCCGTggcaaacaacaacaacaatatgcCTTTCATAATCCACTGCCAGATCGGGAAGGAGATCAAGCACATATGCAGCAACTGCCGTGGCGCAGACCCTCGGGACG tTGAGGAGGTGGAGCGAATAGCGGCGATGCGATCTGATTCACTGGTCCCTggcacacacacccctcccatcCGGAGGCGGAGCAAGTTTGCCACCCTGGGGCGTCTCTTCAAGCCGTGGaaatggaggaagaagaagagcgaGAAGTTCAAGCAGACGTCTTCTG TCCTGGAGAGGAAGATGTCGACCCGTCAGAGCAGAGAGGATCTGATCAAGAGAGGAGTGATGAAGGACATCTATGACAAAG acggGGCGGTAttaatgagaggagaggaggagaagatggagaacGGGAGGTCTCCAGCATTAGGAGGGTCTGATCCATCGCCATGTGATGGAGCTGAGCTGATGGATGGAGCAGGGTCAGCCATAG ATACAGTTGAGTTCCAGATGTCTGGAGAGGGGGCGTGTCCACAAGACCACACCCAGAATCCCAGCCAGCCTCCACCCACTAAGAAGGTTATGGTGTATCCAGGCGAAGGGGCTGGGGCAGAGTCATCACATCACACcataaaacataaaaaacaacCCCCAGTGCTACCCCCCAAACCGTTCAACAGGCTGCCCAACCACATCACAG acGGTATGCCAGTGAAGCTGCCCTGTATGTCCATGAAGCTGTCGCCTCCTCTACCTCCTAAGAAGCTGATGATCTGTGTGCCTGTGGGTGCGGGGGGGAGCATGGAGCCCTCGGCCCTCACCTTTCAGAAgtgcccccctccctcccaccacgtGGGGTCCCTGGGGGGACACTCCCTTCACTACGGGACCCTCCCTGTGCCCCTACACCCCCCCAGCCGCATCATCGAGGAACTCAACAAGACCCTGGCCCTCACTATGCAGCGATACAAGAG CTCACTGCACCATGCGGTTCCCACGGTGATGATAGCATGTGACTACAACAAAGAGAACCTCCCCAACGAGGAAGACTATCAAGAACTACCTGGTTCGTACAGTGACGAggatgatgaagaagaagaagaagatgatgaTGACGAGGAAGAAGAAGATGATGAAGATGAAACACTCTTTACAA gTACCCTGGCTCTGAAGGTGTTGAGGAAGGACTCCCTGGCCATTAAGATCAGTAACCGTCCGTcacagagagagctggaggagaAGAACATACTGCCCACACAGTCAGACCTGGAGAAACTGGAGTTCAGGCAGCAGATAGGCACCAAGCTCACACG GAGGTTGAGTCAACGGCCAACTACAGAAGAGCTGGAACAGAGAAACATACTCAAGC GCCACAATGAgctggaggagcaggaggagatgagagagctCAAGAAACGCCTGTCGAGAaag TTGAGTCAGAGGCCCACGGTGGAGGAGTTGAGGGAAGCTAAGATCCTGACCCGCTTCAGTGACTACGTAGAGGTTGCTGACGCTCAGGACTACGACAGGAGGGCAGACAAACCCTGGACACGACTCACAGCTGCTGATAAG GCTGCCATACGTAAAGAACTCAATGAATTTAAAAACACAGAAATGGAAGTGCATGAGGGTAGTCGCCATCTCACcag GTTTCATCGACCGTAG